One genomic window of Eptesicus fuscus isolate TK198812 chromosome 6, DD_ASM_mEF_20220401, whole genome shotgun sequence includes the following:
- the RP1L1 gene encoding retinitis pigmentosa 1-like 1 protein, with product MNSTPRDTQTPSYRECLLPSVARTLSVTQVTPAKKITFLKRGDPRFSGVRLAVHQRTFKSLGTLMDELSQRVPLSFGVRSVTTPRGLHDLSALEQLEDGGRYLCSDRKPPKTSSGPGRLRGRSPSAQQSQDVEDQCEGPGISSSRKNPKTPRRIMLVKNGDPRFQQTVVLSHRDTRSLSAFLSRAAGLLHFPVKQLYTPSGEKVGSLKALLRSPSVLVCAGHEPFRPLEGAKRSGTGTLAGQTSRNKNGSCGPKAKPSMTHSRSRLGSRPQRSSLLPERAGLGDPLVSPHHTRVGPAPDRHPQDMPAQLGPLVAGDGVEKKVHLNEDGSLSVEMKVRFHLLGNNMLLWSRRAGRASGQGPVPREADPLHCVWEGQPGGSSEPGTQGLGPREAGYTEAFERGQWQPGSGYEIWTNPLYTAQREGTASWGRSRRAQHSPCRGPWSPGVAGRKRSSKDSGSPASSDRAPEVSEPNSCCSRSPEGSMGSCALHLASGAVPQRGSGWGAGGTPQAAEGPGPEGAGPGSRGHCCLEPRTQGVAGAFSDASASAGAQEESSERGERHQGHASKTRPVTSPRKATPGAGPCSSTANPSSLRNEDPRAEGSEQDIGPPQPKNGSGRRSSLASGRLGSGDTAEGCSPASTCTSATGRRRKQASRASAVSSPSISGLGRGAQGGRPRQHHSQRLTHCRLDSPVSRPMLGPPSTGRLCPACPAPRFSGSSSSARNPASRDPGPPSLASPNSRDARGVSSVPVTPVSSSDCASNFYPPCSPSAETEFRSHSLSTTSDPLSSPGGGLGGKAGGVPKASRPLSLPVGQHKGGKPGAHQGGCGSQMGTSGACRAPGGETQALLAPQPQGSQGPLPEACLVCRGYSPTPPRARPPVRKHASCSSNGDHGAPWGPGGAEQGEEPLDVQRPGPPGSQSGGTGTAVRAARRGSPSLGPRPGRRFQAQVAGGGEGLEEQEDSGRVTPGALPRASPEAVVRGWLSNIPEEPVPLSYEMGDDSMEAAGDGPEGPTEGPVDTHPPEGLEEPIQARRPSLEGAASKKADPEGALLVTGEAGPQPGEGLPPSRAAEAPEEAAAGEGATGDRGGGQCVLPRRVSVSIQIMKALMGSKQGRPSSLPEVSGPEGRRLSHSARALITCLARLHFFNEDRGSPAGKARFTGSSRYQELLSTLQASWPGCGLGRGEPDSGSQGCSRSQALSSLGPHAVTEDFTPTSSSGVDVGSGSGGSGEGSGPCAVDCALVSERGELPSEVPYQRPDSRTSENPEDPGNHESVGSMASSSPQAWAGATRRDEAGGSSGEQAQGRDLDQIVENRMQGEAVQLEKTQEGKERAEPHGEGVRGFPEEERTTGQDLEGAGSRGGASAREDESVQGEEAGGEPASATLHPAGRGERTLGSLTERDSNASGSQSSPSAEPGLETLPRAADSDHEQTQAKFTQGAAEKGTSVAHRVSPDPDPLWVSRLLRKMEKAFLAHLASATAELRARWSLQNNDLLDQMEAELQQDVSQRLQSSTTKELRKIQSRAGRKAPGPPRVALRWETSLQTEQRRSRLQGLRNLSAFSEQTRAPGTPSLSLDDVPNLSGALETRLGGEAGGEEFCPCQACVKKKVTPVSPKDSMGVARAPIKEAFDLQQILQKKKAGCANGETAGTAPEKTRMEPLQRDPSETGTVQGADGGLELGLGRGPGTEEGDEDVGRGEGAGGGEEDEAAQKRGGNTDPSGGHPSEAVGWEGQGVGDQGENRERGSGAEVSVQSKAWGGADRSPGGQNDTREVQDMEGEGQPESGRGNPGEKEVGPQAGPRQGQSGEASGNSSPDKDGGPTPPPASGGDTPGHRSGRKTGLSSSSTSSLGNCSQLSQKGSEEGPSNGDMSTFGDEPKGVPSPERNGTGVSPKSFTSAREGPSLGSGTPERGTDDGLTPEPRAAQGSDLGAETRVTSLSGTEMRSGNLARGGTYGFGQDDLDF from the exons ATGAACAGCACCCCAAGGGATACCCAGACCCCAAGCTACCGAGAGTGCCTCCTGCCTTCTGTGGCCCGGACCCTCTCTGTCACCCAGGTCACGCCAGCTAAGAAGATAACTTTCCTCAAGCGAGGGGATCCTCGGTTTTCTGGGGTTCGCCTGGCTGTCCACCAACGCACTTTCAAGAGCTTGGGCACGCTGATGGATGAGCTCTCCCAGCGCGTGCCCCTCTCCTTTGGGGTGCGCTCCGTCACCACGCCCCGGGGCCTGCATGATCTCAGcgccctggagcagctggaggaTGGTGGTCGCTACCTCTGCTCTGATAGGAAGCCGCCCAAGACCTCCAGTGGGCCAGGCCGGCTGCGGGGGAGAAGTCCCTCTGCTCAGCAGTCCCAGGATGTTGAAGACCAGTGTGAGGGGCCAGGAATATCCTCTTCCCGGAAAAATCCTAAAACCCCAAGGAGGATAATGTTGGTTAAGAATGGGGACCCTCGATTCCAGCAGACAGTGGTCCTCAGTCACAGAGACACCAGGAGCCTGTCGGCCTTTCTCAGCAGAGCCGCGGGCCTTCTGCACTTCCCTGTGAAGCAGTTGTACACGCCCAGTGGGGAAAAG GTGGGTTCTCTGAAGGCTCTGCTGCGCAGCCCCTCGGTGCTGGTGTGTGCCGGCCATGAGCCCTTCAGACCTCTGGAAGGTGCCAAAAGAAGTGGGACTGGAACTTTAGCGGGGCAGACTTCAAGGAACAAAAATG GGAGCTGCGGCCCCAAGGCCAAGCCGAGCATGACCCACTCAAGGTCCCGGCTGGGCAGCAGGCCGCAGCGGTCTTCCTTGCTGCCGGAGAGGGCTGGTCTCGGCGACCCCCTGGTGTCCCCGCATCACACCAGGGTGGGCCCTGCTCCCGACAGGCACCCTCAGGACATGCCTGCCCAGCTGGGTCCGTTGGTGGCCGGTGATGGCGTGGAGAAGAAGGTGCACTTGAACGAGGACGGCAGCCTGTCTGTGGAGATGAAAGTCCGCTTCCACCTACTTGGCAACAACATGCTCCTGTGGTCCAGGAGGGCCGGGAGGGCCAGTGGGCAGGGCCCCGTTCCCAGGGAGGCTGACCCCCTTCACTGTGTGTGGGAGGGCCAACCTGGGGGCTCCTCGGAGCCTGGGACACAGGGGCTAGGGCCCCGAGAGGCAGGATACACAGAAGCCTTTGAGCGAGGCCAGTGGCAGCCAGGGTCCGGATATGAGATCTGGACGAACCCCCTGTACACTGCCCAGAGAGAGGGGACCGCCTCCTGGGGGAGGTCCCGGCGGGCCCAGCACTCCCCCTGCAGGGGCCCCTGGAGCCCAGGGGTGGCCGGCCGGAAAAGAAGCAGCAAGGACAgcggcagccctgcctccagtgACAGAGCCCCCGAGGTCTCTGAGCCAAACTCCTGCTGCTCCCGGTCCCCAGAGGGCAGCATGGGCAGCTGTGCCCTGCACCTGGCCTCCGGGGCTGTCCCCCAGagaggatcagggtggggagctGGTGGCACACCCCAGGCTGCTGAGGGCCCAGGTCCAGAGGGAGCAGGGCCGGGCAGCAGGGGCCACTGCTGCCTGGAACCCAGGACCCAAGGAGTGGCAGGTGCTTTTTCTGATGCCTCAGCGAGTGCCGGGGCTCAGGAGGAGTCCAGTGAAAGGGGAGAGCGGCACCAGGGCCACGCCAGCAAGACCAGGCCGGTGACTTCCCCACGGAAGGCcacccctggggcaggaccctGTTCCTCTACTGCGAATCCCTCGTCTTTGAGGAACGAGGACCCACGGGCAGAGGGGAGTGAACAGGACATTGGACCCCCGCAGCCCAAGAATGGGTCTGGGAGGAGATCGTCCCTGGCTTCGGGCCGTTTGGGCTCTGGGGACACTGCAGAAGGCTGCTCCCCggcctccacctgcacctcagccacaggcAGGAGAAGAAAGCAGGCGAGCAGAGCCAGTGCCGTGTCCTCACCCAGCATTTCTGGCCTTGGCcgaggggcccagggaggccgCCCCAGGCAGCACCACAGCCAGAGGCTCACACACTGTCGGCTCGATTCCCCTGTGTCCAGGCCAATGCTGGGGCCCCCCAGCACAGGCAggctctgcccagcctgcccagcaCCACGCTTTTCTGGAAGCTCCTCTAGCGCCAGGAACCCGGCCTCCCGGGACCCAGGGCCACCCTCCTTGGCCTCTCCTAACTCCCGGGACGCACGAGGGGTCAGCAGTGTCCCCGTTACTCCTGTGAGCAGTTCAGACTGTGCTTCCAATTTCTACCCCCCATGCTCTCCCTCTGCCGAGACCGAGTTCAGGTCACACTCACTCTCCACCACATCTGACCCTCTCAGCTCCCCAGGAGGTGGCctgggaggaaaggcagggggcGTCCCCAAGGCTTCCCGGCCCTTGAGCCTGCCAGTTGGACAGCATAAGGGGGGCAAGCCAGGAGCCCACCAAGGGGGCTGCGGCTCACAGATGGGCACATCCGGGGCCTGCAGGGCCCCCGGTGGAGAGACGCAGGCCTTGCTGGCCCCCCAGCCTCAGGGCAGCCAGGGGCCCCTCCCTGAGGCCTGCTTGGTGTGCAGGGGGTACAGTCCCACTCCGCCCAGGGCACGGCCCCCTGTCAGGAAACACGCTTCGTGCAGCAGCAACGGAGACCACGGTGCTCCCTGGGGGCCAGGGGGCGCCGAGCAGGGGGAGGAACCGCTAGACGTGCAGCGCCCAGGCCCCCCCGGATCTCAGTCAGGGGGCACGGGGACAGCAGTCAGAGCAGCGAGAAGGGGCAGCCCCAGCCTAGGTCCCCGGCCTGGGAGAAGGTTCCAGGCTCAGGTCGCTGGTGGAGGGGAAGGCCTGGAAGAGCAAGAGGACAGTGGTCGCGTGACGCCGGGTGCTCTGCCCCGGGCCTCGCCAGAAGCCGTGGTCCGTGGATGGCTGAGCAACATCCCGGAGGAGCCCGTGCCCTTGAGCTATGAGATGGGGGATGACAGCATGGAGGCGGCTGGGGATGGCCCGGAAGGCCCCACGGAGGGCCCTGTTGACACACATCCCCCAGAAGGCCTGGAGGAGCCCATTCAGGCTAGACGACCGTCCCTGGAAGGGGCCGCCAGCAAGAAGGCAGACCCAGAGGGAGCCCTCCTGGTGACTGGTGAGGCTGGTCCCCAGCCAGGAGAGGGTCTTCCTCCCAGCAGGGCCGCGGAAGCCCCCGAGGAGGCTGCAGCAGGTGAAGGGGCCACTGGGGACCGTGGAGGGGGCCAGTGTGTGCTTCCCCGCAGGGTCTCTGTCTCCATACAGATCATGAAGGCGCTGATGGGCTCCAAGCAGGGCCGGCCCAGCAGCCTGCCCGAAGTGTCCGGCCCGGAGGGCAGGAGGCTCAGCCACTCTGCCCGGGCCCTCATCACCTGCCTCGCCAGGCTCCACTTCTTCAATGAAGACCGTGGGTCTCCCGCCGGCAAGGCAAGGTTCACAGGCTCCTCTCGGTACCAGGAGCTCCTGAGCACCTTGCAGGCCTCGTGGCCAGGGTGTGGCCTCGGGCGGGGCGAGCCGGACTCCGGCTCCCAGGGGTGCAGCAGGAGCCAGGCTCTGTCAAGCCTCGGGCCCCACGCTGTGACTGAGGACTTCACACCAACGTCCTCATCCGGCGTGGATGTCGGGAGTGGTTCCGGAGGTTCGGGGGAGGGCAGCGGACCCTGTGCCGTGGACTGTGCCCTGGTCTCTGAAAGGGGAGAGCTGCCCTCGGAAGTCCCCTACCAGAGGCCTGATTCCAGAACCTCAGAGAACCCAGAGGACCCGGGAAATCATGAGTCAGTTGGTTCCATGGCCTCTTCAAGTCCCCAAGCATGGGCTGGTGCCACCAGGAGGGACGAGGCAGGAGGAAGCAGCGGGGAGCAGGCGCAGGGCAGGGACCTGGACCAAATAGTTGAAAACAGGATGCAAGGAGAGGCGGTGCAGTTAGAGAAAAcgcaagaaggaaaagaaagagcagaACCGCACGGAGAGGGTGTCCGTGGatttccagaagaagagaggacCACCGGGCAAGACTTAGAAGGGGCTGGCTCTCGGGGTGGGGCAAGTGCCCGGGAAGACGAGAGCGtgcagggagaggaagcaggaggggAGCCTGCCTCCGCCACGCTGcaccctgcagggaggggagagaggacccTTGGCAGCCTCACCGAGAGAGACTCAAATGCCAGCGGGAGCCAAAGCAGTCCCAGTGCTGAGCCTGGTTTGGAGACGCTGCCCAGAGCAGCTGACTCAGACCATGAGCAAACCCAGGCCAAGTTCACCCAGGGGGCTGCGGAGAAGGGCACTTCTGTGGCTCACAGAGTGTCTCCGGACCCCGACCCGCTCTGGGTGTCCAGGCTGCTGAGGAAGATGGAGAAGGCCTTCTTGGCCCACCTGGCCAGCGCCACGGCTGAGCTCCGAGCCCGCTGGAGCCTGCAGAACAACGACCTGCTGGACCAGATGGAGGCTGAGCTGCAGCAGGACGTGAGCCAGCGGCTCCAGAGCAGTACCACAAAGGAGCTCCGAAAGATCCAGAGCCGGGCGGGGAGGAAGGCGCCGGGGCCTCCCCGGGTAGCCCTCAGGTGGGAGACGTCCCTGCAGACAGAGCAGCGCAGGAGTCGCCTCCAGGGCCTGCGCAACCTCTCCGCCTTCTCTGAGCAGACCCGGGCTCCGGGCACCCCCTCGCTCTCCCTGGATGATGTGCCAAACCTCAGTGGAGCCCTGGAGACCCGGCTGGGTGGGGAGGCCGGCGGGGAGGAGTTCTGTCCCTGCCAGGCCTGCGTGAAGAAGAAAGTGACCCCTGTGTCCCCAAAGGACTCAATGGGCGTAGCCAGGGCACCCATCAAAGAGGCCTTTGACCTGCAGCAAATTCTGCAGAAGAAAAAAGCAGGATGTGCTAATGGGGAGACAGCAGGCACGGCTCCTGAGAAGACCAGGATGGAGCCGCTTCAGAGAGACCCCTCGGAGACAGGGACTGTCCAGGGAGCTGATGGAGGCCTGGAGCTGGGGTTAGGCCGGGGCcctgggacagaggagggggaTGAGGATGTGGGCAGAGGTGAaggtgcaggaggaggagaggaggatgaGGCCGCTCAGAAGAGAGGAGGGAACACAGACCCCAGTGGAGGCCACCCCTCGGaggcagtggggtgggaggggcagggcgtgGGTGACCAGGGAGAGAACAGAGAGCGGGGCTCTGGGGCGGAGGTCAGTGTGCAGAGCAAAGCCTGGGGAGGCGCTGACCGAAGTCCAGGAGGACAGAATGACACCAGAGAGGTCCAGGACATGGAAGGAGAGGGCCAGCCTGAGTCGGGAAGAGGAAATCCAGGCGAGAAGGAAGTGGGTCCACAGGCTGGCCCCAGGCAAGGCCAGTCGGGTGAGGCTTCTGGAAACAGCAGCCCAGACAAAGATGGGGGGCCCACACCACCCCCTGCCTCAGGTGGAGACACCCCAGGCCACAGGTCAGGCCGGAAAACAGGCCTCTCCTCATCCAGCACATCATCTCTGGGAAACTGCTCGCAGCTCTCCCAGAAGGGCTCCGAGGAGGGGCCTTCAAATGGAGACATGAGCACGTTTGGAGATGAGCCCAAGGGAGTCCCCAGCCCCGAGAGAAACGGCACAGGCGTGTCTCCAAAAAGCTTCACTTCTGCGCGAGAAGGGCCCTCCTTGGGCTCCGGGACTCCAGAGCGAGGGACAGACGACggcctgactccagagcccagagCAGCCCAAGGCTCCGACTTAGGAGCTGAGACGAGAGTTACAAGTCTCTCTGGGACAGAAATGAGGTCTGGCAACCTCGCCAGGGGCGGGACCTATGGCTTTGGCCAGGACGACTTAGATTTCTAG